The DNA region GTTATCGGCTGAAGGGCCCGCCGAACTACAGCGTGCTCGACCTCAAGACGCTGCAGGACTGGGTGCTGCAGCGCCGCTTCCGCGCGGTGCCCGGCGTGATCGACGTCACGGGCTGGGGCGGCAAGACCAAGACCTACGAGATCCAGGTGGACTTCAACAAGCTGGTCGCCAACGGCCTGACCCTGCCGCAGGTGCTGCAGGCGGTGTCCAACGCCAACATCAATGTCGGCGGCAACACCGTGAACATCGGCTCGCAATCGGCCGTGGTCCGCGGCGTCGGCCTGATCCGCTCGATCGACGATCTCGCCAACACCATGATCTCGCAGTCCGGCGGCAATCCGGTGCTGGTCAAGGATATCGGCGCGGTGACCGTCGGCGAGCGGCCGCGGCTCGGCATCGCCGGCATCGACGGTGACGACGACATCGTGCAGGGCATCGTGTTGATGCGCCGCGGCGAGCAGTCGTCGCCGACGATCTCCCGCGTCGAGCAGCTGGTCAACCAGATCAACAACTCCTCGATCCTGCCGCCGGGCGTCAAGATCGAGCGCATCTACGACCGCAAGGACCTGATCGAGCTCACCACCCACACCGTGCTGCACAACATGGTCGTCGGCATTCTCCTGATCGTGCTGCTGCAATGGATCTTCCTCGGCGATCTCCGCAGCGCGCTGATCGTCGGCGCGACGATCCCGTTCGCGCTGTTCTTCGCCGTGATCATCCTGGTGCTGCGTGGCGAATCCGCCAACCTGCTGTCGGTCGGCGCGATCGACTTCGGCCTGATCGTCGATGCCACCGTGATCATGGTGGAGGCGATTTTCCGCCGGCTGTCGCAGACCACGGCGCTGTCCGAGGACGAACGTAGCCACATCTCCGACGAAACCATGATGGGGATGAAGAGCCACGCGATCCTGTCGGCGGCAGCCGACGTCTCGCGCTCGATCTTCTTTGCCGCCACCATCATCGTTGCCGCGTTCCTGCCGCTGTTCACGCTGGGCGGCGTCGAAGGCAACATCTTCGGGCCGATGGCGCGGACCTATGCCTATGCGCTGGCCGGCGGCCTGCTGGCGACGTTCACGGTGACGCCGGCGTTGAGCGCGATCATCCTGCCGGCGCACATCCACGAGACCGAGACCTGGATCGTCAGGAAGCTCGACCAGATCTACCTGCCGGTGCTGAACTGGGCGATCGCCAACCGCAAGATCGTGATGGCCGGCGCCGCCGGCCTCGTCGTCATGACCATCATCTGCGCGCGCTTCCTCGGCCTCGAATTCCTGCCCAAGCTGGAAGAGGGCAATCTCTGGATCCGTGCCACGCTGCCGCCGACGATCTCGCTGCAGGAGGGCAACACCTATGTCAACGAGATGCGGAAACTGATCCGCAGCCGCCCCGAGGTGGTGTCGGTGGTGTCGCAGCATGGCCGGCCCGACGACGGCACCGACGCCGCGGGATTCTTCAACGCCGAATTCTTCGCGCCGCTGAAGCCGGCCGGCGAATGGCCCGGCACCCATGACAAGGAAGAGCTCACCGCGCAATTGTTGGGGCAGTTGCAGGACAAATTTCCCGGCGTCGAATTCAACTTCTCGCAGTATTTGCAGGACAACGTCTCGGAGGCGGTGTCGGGCGTGAAGGGCGAGAACTCGATCAAGCTCTACGGCAGCGACCTCCAGGCGTTGACCGACACCGCCAACAAGATCAAGTCCGTGCTGTCGACGGTACAGGGCATCACCGACCTTGCCGTGTTCACCTCGCTCGGCCAGCCGACGGTCCAGATCGACGTCGACCGCGTGCGGGCGGCGCGCTACGGCCTGGCGCCGGGCGACATCAATGCCACGATCAAGGTCGCGGTCGGCGGCGACACCGCGGGCGATCTCTACGAGCCGGGCTCCGACCGGCATTTCCCGATCATCGTTCGCCTCGCGCCGGACTTCCGCAAGAGCGCGGAGGCGATCCAGAATTTGAGGATCGGGGTGACCAATGCCAATGGCGGCATCACGCAGATTCCCTTGAGCGAGGTCGCCTCGATCAAGCTGATCTCGGGCGCCGCCTATATCTACCGCGAGCAGCAGGAACGTTACCTGCCGATCAAGTTCTCGGTACGCGACCGCGACCTCGGCAGCGCCATCCTGGAGGCGCAGCAGAAGGTCGACGAGCAGGTGCAACTGCCGCCGGGCTCGCATCTCGAATGGGTCGGTGAGTTCGGCAATCTGCAGGACGCGATCAGGCGGCTGTCGATCGTGGTGCCGATCTCGCTGGCGCTGATCGCGGCGCTGCTGTTCTTCAATTTCGGCTCGATGGTCGACACCATGCTCGCCATGAGCGTGATTCCGATGGCGATCTTCGGCGGCGTGCTCGGGCTTCTGATCTCGGGCATCCCGTTCAGCGTGTCGGCGGCGATCGGCTTCATCGCGCTGTTCGGCATCGCCGTGATGGACGGCATCATCATCCTGTCGCAGTTCAACCAGCTGATCGACGAGGGCTACGATCGCATGCGCGCGGTGATCCGCACCGGCGAATTGCAATTGCGTCCGGTGCTGATGACCTGCGTCGTCGCCGGCATCGGCCTGTTGCCGGCGGCGATCTCCGAGGGCATCGGCTCGCAGGTGCAGAAGCCGCTCGCCATCGTCGTCGTCACCGGCATGATGCTGGCGCCGGTGGTGATCCTGATCACGCTGCCGGTCTTGATCTCCTATTTCTCGCGAAGGCCGCGAGAGAACTAATAGTTACGAGGTGAAGCCATAGAGCCGCGCCGGATTGTCGACCAGGATGGTCTTGCGGATTGCGGCATCCGGCGCCCAGACCGGAAGCTGGTTGAGCAGGCGGCCGTCGTCGATCTGGTACAGCGGCGTCACATCGGTGACCTGCTTGCCCGGCGGCGTCACGGAATCCGGATGCGGCCAGTCGGTGCCCCAGACGATGCGCTCGGCATTGGCGGCGATCAGCGCCTGCGCCAGCGGCGCGGCGTCGGGATAATCGGGGCCGAGCTTCGAGGCGCGGTAGGCGCCGGAGATCTTGACATAGGCCTTGCCGGACTTGACCAGCGCGAGCAGGTCGGCAAATCCGGGCTGCGCGACACCGAGCGCGGCCTCGGCGCCGCCGAAATGGTCGAACACCACAGGCACCGGCGAGGCCGCGACCAGCTCCTTGATCGCGGTGATCATGGCGAGGCTGGTGAACAGCTGCACATGCCAGCCGCGCGCCTTCATCCGCTCGACCGCTGCCGCAAAGCGCTGCCGCCCGACATTGGGATCGTTGACGCCGCCGGTTGCGAGGTTGAGGCGGATGCCGCGGAAGCCGGCCTGCTGCATAGCGTCGAGATCGCTCTCGCTGGTCTTGTCGTCGATGACAGCGACGGCGCGCGCGGTGGGGCCGCGGGCCTTGATGCCGAACAGCGTCGCCGAATTGTCCGGGCCGTAGACGCTCGGTGTCACGATCACCACGCGCTCGATATGCAGCGCCTTGTGCAAGGCGCTCATTTCCTCGGGCGACGCCTGTTCCGGCGTATAGACGCGGCCGGCGAAGAACGGGAATTTCGCGGGGTCGCCATGGATGTGGGTGTGGCAATCGCAGGCGCCGGCCGGCACGTCGAAATTGACCGCCGTCGACGGTTGCGATGCCTTGGAAAATGCGTTGCTGCTCGTCATGGTCACTCCCGCCGCGATGGAAGCCAGCATCATACTGCGTCGCGTCAGCATTGGACGTCTCCCTGCGTGCTCGTCTGTTATGTGCGTTGTCAGCCGCGTCGGCGTTATCGATCGCCGGCGGGGAGGGAGGTTATCGATGGATGGCACGGGCGGGAAGGGCGGCCTGTTCGCTGCGCGCACGGTTCCGCGAGCAAACTTATTGCCCGGACGGCGTGCGCAGGCCCTGCCAGGCGTCGCGGACCTGATGGTAATGCACCTCGGGCAGATAGTCCGGCGTGTTCAGGTTCAGCGTCTTGACGTCGAGCCGTCCGATCGCGCTGAGCAACGTGTAGGAGGCGACGACGCGATCGCGTTGCGCGCTGATCACCCGGGCCCGCGCCGAGATCACGTCCTGCTGCGCGTTGAGCACGTCGACGGTGGTGCGCTGGCCGCCGGCGGCTTCCTTCTGCACGCCGGCCAGCGCCACCTGCGCGGCCTTCATCTCGGATTCGGAAGCCGATACCGCGATCTTGGCGCCCTCATTGGCGACCCAGGCGCTGATCACCGCGGTCTTGGCTTGGTTGCGCACCTGGTCGAGCACCTGCCGGCTCTGCACGGCGACTTCCTTGGCCTGCCGGGTCTGCGATGCCGCGGTGCCGCCGTCATAGATCGGCTGGGTGACCTGGCCGATCACCGAGGCCTGATCGGTCGCAAACGTGCCGAGCGTCTGGTCGGAGTCGCGGCTGCGGCTGACGCTGCCCTGCACGGTGACCTGCGGCAGCAGGCTGCTCTCGGCGACGCGAATCGAGGTCGAGGCGACGTCGACGTCATAGCCCGCCGCGGTCACGGCCGGATGCTCGTGAAGCGCGACCGCGATGGCGTCCTCGCGGGTGCGCGG from Bradyrhizobium genosp. L includes:
- a CDS encoding efflux RND transporter permease subunit: MDRLVALAVQRRYLMVAMFVAVLIGGLLAFKQLNIEAYPDPTPPMVDIVTQSPGLSAEEIERYITIPIETQVAGIKNLKTIRTISLYGLSDVKLQFSFDYTYEEALQQVLNRLAQLSPLPGNVQPGISPTSPIGEIFRYRLKGPPNYSVLDLKTLQDWVLQRRFRAVPGVIDVTGWGGKTKTYEIQVDFNKLVANGLTLPQVLQAVSNANINVGGNTVNIGSQSAVVRGVGLIRSIDDLANTMISQSGGNPVLVKDIGAVTVGERPRLGIAGIDGDDDIVQGIVLMRRGEQSSPTISRVEQLVNQINNSSILPPGVKIERIYDRKDLIELTTHTVLHNMVVGILLIVLLQWIFLGDLRSALIVGATIPFALFFAVIILVLRGESANLLSVGAIDFGLIVDATVIMVEAIFRRLSQTTALSEDERSHISDETMMGMKSHAILSAAADVSRSIFFAATIIVAAFLPLFTLGGVEGNIFGPMARTYAYALAGGLLATFTVTPALSAIILPAHIHETETWIVRKLDQIYLPVLNWAIANRKIVMAGAAGLVVMTIICARFLGLEFLPKLEEGNLWIRATLPPTISLQEGNTYVNEMRKLIRSRPEVVSVVSQHGRPDDGTDAAGFFNAEFFAPLKPAGEWPGTHDKEELTAQLLGQLQDKFPGVEFNFSQYLQDNVSEAVSGVKGENSIKLYGSDLQALTDTANKIKSVLSTVQGITDLAVFTSLGQPTVQIDVDRVRAARYGLAPGDINATIKVAVGGDTAGDLYEPGSDRHFPIIVRLAPDFRKSAEAIQNLRIGVTNANGGITQIPLSEVASIKLISGAAYIYREQQERYLPIKFSVRDRDLGSAILEAQQKVDEQVQLPPGSHLEWVGEFGNLQDAIRRLSIVVPISLALIAALLFFNFGSMVDTMLAMSVIPMAIFGGVLGLLISGIPFSVSAAIGFIALFGIAVMDGIIILSQFNQLIDEGYDRMRAVIRTGELQLRPVLMTCVVAGIGLLPAAISEGIGSQVQKPLAIVVVTGMMLAPVVILITLPVLISYFSRRPREN
- a CDS encoding amidohydrolase family protein, giving the protein MLTRRSMMLASIAAGVTMTSSNAFSKASQPSTAVNFDVPAGACDCHTHIHGDPAKFPFFAGRVYTPEQASPEEMSALHKALHIERVVIVTPSVYGPDNSATLFGIKARGPTARAVAVIDDKTSESDLDAMQQAGFRGIRLNLATGGVNDPNVGRQRFAAAVERMKARGWHVQLFTSLAMITAIKELVAASPVPVVFDHFGGAEAALGVAQPGFADLLALVKSGKAYVKISGAYRASKLGPDYPDAAPLAQALIAANAERIVWGTDWPHPDSVTPPGKQVTDVTPLYQIDDGRLLNQLPVWAPDAAIRKTILVDNPARLYGFTS